The bacterium DNA segment TTTTCTTTTTTTACATTTTAAATTTTTAAGTTTCTTTTTTGCTTTTTTAACAATTTCTTCTCCTTTTTCCTTTTTCCCAGTTATTTCTGAAAGTTGTATAAAATTTTTAAAAATGTCATTTATAGAAAAAAGTTCAGAAAGTACTAATGTTTTGATACCCAATTGATTTAATTTTAAAACACTTTCTTGCCTATTTCCTTCTTTTGAAGCAATAACTATATCTGGTTTTAAAAAAACAATTTTCTCAATATTGGGTTGTAACATACTTCCAATAATTTCTTTTCCCTTTTTATATTCTTCTTCGTCCTCTAAAGTCAATCCAATAATATTGTTCCCTTCTCCTAAAAGAATAAGATTTTCAGTTACATAAGGGCATAAAGAAACTATTCTTAAATTTTCTGTTATAGCAAAAAAAGAAAAAAGAAACAAAATTAAAATTATTTTTTTCATTCTAAATCATAAAGTTCTGATTTTAGGTAAGCAATTGAAGAATCATAAGAACTTATATTATATTTATCTTTTATTGCTTCTACATGTCCATCAACAAAGGCAACATTTGCAAATCCATTATGTCTGAAATGGACTGTTGGACCAAAATCATAAGGGTCTTCCTTTATCCTTAAATAATTATTTCCTATAATTTCATTTGTATAAGTTGACCATATTCCACTATCAGCAAGAAGTATTGTCTCTGATGGATTTTTAATTCTGCTTAACTTTGTTGGTGGGTCTGACTGTCCTGTCCAGATAGAATATCCTCCACCTATGTATGTTGAATTATAAGCAAAACCAGTAAATGGTCTATCGTATGATTTTATTATTTTTTTTGCAGTTGGACATTCAAATATTCCTTTAGTTAGGTAACTTCCAATAATCCCTTTTTCATAAGTTGCCCACCAAGTATCTGTTTTAAAATCCCAAGCAATTTCACTTGTGTATGTAATATAATAACTTGGTGGAAAATATTCATCATTATCTTGAACATACATTAAGAACGCAAGAGTAAGTTGTTTTAAATTACTCAGGCATACAGATTGTCTTGACTTTTCTCTTGCTTTTGAAAGTGCAGGAAGAAGCATTGATGATAGTATCGCGATTATCGCTATTACTACAAGCAACTCAATAAGAGTGAACCCGTAAGAAAATTTTTTGTGTCCCATAAAATCCTTCTCTTTTTTGTAGGCAGGAAATAAAAAACCCGCCAATTGTGGCGGGTTGCACCCTTATTCTTCACCCTTTTTATTCTGTCTGCCGCAGAATAAAAATTACCACTTTCAGGGCAGGTCTTCTGACTTGAACTTTTACCTACTCTCTCGTCTTCCCATCCGCCAAAGGCAGACAGTGACTTATGAGATTTCGTCAGTTCTTACAGCGCCGGGAGCGTGTGAGATTTTCACCCACTTCCCTATTAAGCACACTTTGTGCACCCTGAATTTTTTATGTAATTTTAAAACCAGTTATTATCTTTATAATATTGATATTCTTCTATCCAGTCATCTTTCCTATTTTCAATTATTTTTCTAAAATATTCTTTATGACTATTGATTTTTTGTATTTGCTCAGGAAACTCCTTTTTTTCTTTTATTGCATCCACAATGGCCTTTCCTAATTCATTTGCATGTTTTTTTACTTCTTCTGTTATTGGAATTTTTGTAAAAACACCACCAACATACTGTGCCCCACAGGAAATTGAATATTCTTTTATGTAATCACCTATCATATCCTGAGGTCCACCACCAGATGTAGCAACAACTGCTGTA contains these protein-coding regions:
- a CDS encoding helical backbone metal receptor; amino-acid sequence: MKKIILILFLFSFFAITENLRIVSLCPYVTENLILLGEGNNIIGLTLEDEEEYKKGKEIIGSMLQPNIEKIVFLKPDIVIASKEGNRQESVLKLNQLGIKTLVLSELFSINDIFKNFIQLSEITGKKEKGEEIVKKAKKKLKNLKCKKRKSVFFVLGWKPLITTGKNTFINEIIKLSGGENIFASIEKKWIQINIEEVVKRNPDVIIYIEMGENFDQYIKKLSSVKAVKENKILEIEQYKIASPTPESIVDVCIKINKFINAQQGS
- a CDS encoding prepilin-type N-terminal cleavage/methylation domain-containing protein, producing the protein MGHKKFSYGFTLIELLVVIAIIAILSSMLLPALSKAREKSRQSVCLSNLKQLTLAFLMYVQDNDEYFPPSYYITYTSEIAWDFKTDTWWATYEKGIIGSYLTKGIFECPTAKKIIKSYDRPFTGFAYNSTYIGGGYSIWTGQSDPPTKLSRIKNPSETILLADSGIWSTYTNEIIGNNYLRIKEDPYDFGPTVHFRHNGFANVAFVDGHVEAIKDKYNISSYDSSIAYLKSELYDLE